The DNA sequence ATCCGGCAGAACGGCCTCGGTGGACTCGCGCAGGCTCAGCAGGCCCACCTCAGACGGCAAGACGCGCACGAAGACGCGCTCGAGCACCTTGATGACATCCCGGCGGTGCGATGGTTCCTGAACGGCAAGCATGGTCGCGGGTGCGCGCCACAGTGGAGCGAGGTCGCGCACAGCCAGCGCGAGCAGCGGCTGGAAGAGCTCGTCGGCTCTCGCCGCAGGATCGGCGCAGGTCTCGAGCGAGACGCCCCCCAGCTCGCCCGAAAGGTATTCGAAGCAGGCCTCCCCCACCGTGCGGAGGTCAGGCCGCGCAACTGACAGCCGTTCCGCGAGGCGCTTGATCACGTAGGCCGCCGGATCGGTCGCTGTGGCGTCGCCCTGCAGGCCAGCCATGTGAGCCGCCAGCAGGAGATCGGTCGGGGCCATGACGCGCAACGCCTCGAACATTACCAAACTGTAACGCGTCTGCCGATGATTTTGTTTCGGAGATGTCACAAATTATTTTAAGAACATGAGTTCGACCGAAAAGAACGTATGTTTCATGTCAAATACAGGCGCTCTCCACTGAAACAGGTGTTCGGAACCCCAAACACTCGTTCTCCACTGCCTTCTCCCCCTCAGGGAGGGTCAGCGCGCGAGCTGGTCTGAGACCTGGCGAATCGCGGTGTGCGTGAGGTTCCAGAGCAGCATGGCCGTGGTCACGGGGCCCACGCCTCCGGGAACAGGCGTGATGGCCGCTGCCCGCGGCGAGACGGAGGCGAAATCGACATCGCCCACCATCCTTCCCCCCTCGAAGTTGATGCCCACGTCGACCACCACGGCCCCCGAACGGATGTGATGCGCCTTCACCGTTCCGGGTCTTCCCACCGCGGCCACCACGATGTCAGCGCGCTGGGTCTCCGCGGCGAGGTCAGGGGTTCGCGAGTGGCACGTCACAACCGTGGCGTCACGCGCCAGGAGCAGTGCGGCAAGCGGCTTCCCCACGATGTTGCTGCGTCCGATCACAACGGCGCGCCGGCCGGCCAGCGCAACTTCGTAGTGGTCGAGAATCCGCAGAACCGCGGCGGGCGTCGCGGGAACGAGCCCAGGCCGGCCCAGCATGAGGAGCCCCATGCTCGCGCAGCCCATGCCCTCCACGTCCTTGTCGGCCGGTATCGCGTCGTACAGGCGCAGGAAGTCGATGCCGGGCGGAAGGGGCTGCTCGATCATCACGCCGTGCACGCCCTCGTCGGCGCCGATGGCGCGCACCCGCGCAATCACCGCCTCGGCGTCTCCCCCGAGCTCGGCCAGGGCGTGCACCTGGCAGCGCAGGCCGAGCTCAGCGCACGCCTTGGCCTTGCTCTCGGCGTAGGTGCGCGAGGCCGAGTCGCCACCCAGAAGCACCACCGCGAGACTGGGGGGAGATGGGCGCGTCCACCGCTGCGCAAGGGCCTCGACGATCTCGGCGCGAACGGCGCGCGCCACCACGTGACCGTCGAGCAGGCGCCCCGTCACGCCCTCCGGCAGCGCTGTCATGGGCGCAGCCACCCCTGCGCCCAGTGCAGCGCAATGCTCGCCACACGGGGAAAGGCGATCCAGACTGCCACCAGGGTGAGCATCGAGACCGCCGGGTTGCGCAGCTGCTCCTGCCAGCGCCGCGCCGCCTGCTCGGGCATGAGCAGCGTGAGCGCGGTTGCCCCGTCGAGCGGAGGCAGCGGGAGCATGTTGAGCACCGCGAGGATGACGTTCAGGTTGAACGCGATGAGCAGCATCTCGAGGGCAATGCTGGCATCGCTCGACCCTCCGAACCAGTGAAAGGCGAGCCCCGCGCGGATCATGACACCGGTCAGCACAGCCAGCATCCCGTTCGAGACCGGTCCAGCCAGGGCCATCCACGCCGCGCGATGGGGGTTTCGCAGCGCCCAGGCAGGGTCGAAGGGGGTGGAGGCCCACCCCATCATCGAGCCGTTCGGTGACATGAGGAACATGAGCCAGGGAACCAGCACCATGCCGAACGGCTCGCGGCGGATGTGCGGGATGGGATCGAGGGTGATCTGGCTCTCGGCGGTGACGTCGCCACCGAGACGGGCGGCCAGGGCATGCGCCGCTTCGTGGAGCACGGTGGAGAACAGGAAGATGACGTACCAGGCGATGCCGAACGCGATGCGAGAAGGTTCCACAGCGCGAGAGTTTCCCGTCTTGCAGCCTCCTCCCTGCGCGTCGGGAACAGGATGCCGATTCCCGACGTAAAAGATCTAGCCATGCGTCGCCGCCCAGCCCCCTTCGACAGAATCGGGGAGGTCGCCGCGGGCAGGAACTTCTCGACGAGGTGAGCAGGCTACAGGTGTTGGCATCGCAGCAGACGACCGGGCCCGCACGATGGGGAGGCGGCGCTCCGCTCTCCCCGGCGCCCCTCCAGGGCGCGGTCCGCGGCTTCCAGGCCTTCATGCGATCGCGCCCCGCGCGCGTGGCGCGCGACGCGTGGGGATTCTTCCCGCTCACCGCGGTGGGAACGGCATTCGTCGCTGTGGCCACCCTGGCGGGATGGTACCAGGGCGTGGCTCACCTCGACCTCATCGTGCTCATGGCCGCATTCGCCGTGCTGGTGGTGACGCTGCTCATGGCCGTTCTCACGGCGGCGGGATGGCTGCTGGTGCGCGGCGCGTTTCAGGCGCCGCTGCGCACCACCTCGACCACCCTCGAGGCGGAGACCCCCACCATCACGGGATATGCCGTCCAGCTCCCCGCGTGGATCCCGTGTCTCGACGTGTCGTGGTCCTGGGAGGCCGACGAGGAGACCTGCGCCGCCGACACCGCCGTTCACCGCGATGGCCGCGAGGCGTTCGAGGTGGTGTCGGTGCGCCGGCGCGGAACCTACAACGGCGTCACGCGACGCGTCCGGGTGCGCGACATCCTGGGTCTGGCGTGCATCACCTGGCGCGTTCGTGAGCCCCTCGACTTCCGCGTGCTCCCGCATCGGGGAAAGGTCGAGCAGGTGGTTCCCCTTCTGGGCTTCATCTCAGGTGACGACATCTCCGACCCTTACGGCGATCCCTGGGGAGACCGCGTCGACATGCGTCAGTACGGCCCCGGTGACTCGCCGCGCATGATCATGTGGAAGGTCTTCGCCCGCTCGCGCAAGCTCATGGTGCGCGTGCCGGAGCGAGCCATCGCGGCGCGGCCGCGCGGCTGCGGATACCTCGTCTCAGACCCGCTGCCCACGCCGCTCGATGAGCCCAGCGCGGGCGTGGCGCGGGTGCTCATCGAGCGAAACCTGCTCGGGGAAGGCTGGACCTTTGCCGCGGACGGCGCGGGCGCCCCCGCCAGCCGCATCGAAGATGCCCTCGACACCATCGCCCAGAGCGGCTCTGCCCACGGGCGCCTGTCCGGCTTCGCGGACTTCCTCAAGCGCGCAGACCAGGAAGGCTATGGCTACTGCGTGCTCTTCACGCCTCCCCGCCCCGGACCGTGGATCGACACCCTGCTCGAGGCGCTGCGCGCAACGCGGCTGCGCGTGCACGTCATGGTGGGCATGGACGGGGTTCGCCTCGAACGCGGTGCCAACGACGCCAAGCCCTCACTCGCCCGACGTCTGGTGATGCAGCCCGACCCCGTCGACGGCCCCACCCCGAGCGAGCTGGCAGAGACGCTGCGACGCGTGGGCGCCGCGGCGACCTCGGTCACCCTCGTCGATCGACGATCCGGCCAGATGTACAACGATCCGCTGGCCCTGCTCGGACGGACGGGGGGGCTGCGATGAAGAGCCTGGCCTGGCGCACCCTGCCCCTGCTGATCTGGGTGATCGCGGTGATCGCCCTGGGCCAGCAGCTCACCGTGCCCACCGCGACGCTCGCGGGCATCGCAGGCTGCGCCTGCGCCTTCTGGATCGGCGCCCGGCTGGCGGCCTCGCGCATCCGGCTCTGGGTGCCGTGGGCCTGCGCGCTGCCGTGTCAGGCATTTGTCGCCGCCTTGTCTGAGGCCGTGCGGGGAACAGACGCGGTGGCCGCGGCGGTGGGCCCGTCCGGGGCCTGGACGCTCTCGGCCATGGTGCTCTGGTTCGGGTCTGCCGCCCTCTGGGTCGGGCTCTTCCAGGCCACGAGCCGGCGCCTGCCTCCCTTCGTCGCGGTAGAGGCGGCGCTGGTGAGCCTCGTGGGCGCGGCCATCTTCGCGCAGCACCGCGAGGGGTTCCTCAACCGCCCGTTCTTCCTGGTCGATCCCCTCTGGGCGCAGGGCTACGATCCCCAGCCCTACTTCCTGGCCATCGGCGCCGTCATCGCGGCCGTGCTCGTCCTCCTCATGGCGAGCAAGAGCGCGGCGTCGTCGCGGCGCAGCCACGTGCTCGACGTGGCCCTGCTGGTGATCATGCTGCTCGCCATGTACACCCTCTTCCCCACCCGCGAGATCAAACATCTGCGCGACCTGCAGTCCGGCGGCCAGAGCAGTGACAAGAAGTCGGACGCCTCCCCTTCTCCCCCTCCGCCCAGGCAGCCTGGCGGTGGGCAGTCGAGCGGCTCTCCGGAGGAAGCCAGCGCCAGCCGCGATGGCGGCTCGAACGGCGCCGACATGCGCGACGAGGACTTCAGCCGCAAGAAGGACGCCGCCAAGCATGCCCAACCTGTCGCCGTGGTGCTCCTGCACGACGACTACACCCCGCCCGACGGGTTCTACTACTTCCGCCAGACGGTCTTCTCGCTCTACAACGGGCAGCGCCTCGTTCGCGACCAGGGCCAGCACGACCTCGATGTCGCCGACGCCTTCCCCGCCGAGCGCCCCATCACCGTCTCGAGCGCCGCCCCCCCTGCTGGCGTGGAGCGCCGCATCGAGACCACCGTTGCCATCATCACCTCGCACCCGCGCCCCTTCGGTCTCGTGTCTCCCACCGAGTTCCGCGCCGCAGACAACCCGGACGTGTCGCACTTCGAACGTGCCTACGAGGTGACCTCGAATGTGCTCACCCGCGGACTCCCCGAGATGCTCGACCGATCGGTAGGAGACCCGAGGTGGACGCCGGAGACCTTGAAGCACTACCTCTCGGCGCCCACCGATCCCCGCTATCAGCAGCTGGCGAGCCTCTGCGTCGAGAAGCTGCGCCCGGAGTTC is a window from the Pseudomonadota bacterium genome containing:
- a CDS encoding bifunctional 5,10-methylenetetrahydrofolate dehydrogenase/5,10-methenyltetrahydrofolate cyclohydrolase, producing the protein MTALPEGVTGRLLDGHVVARAVRAEIVEALAQRWTRPSPPSLAVVLLGGDSASRTYAESKAKACAELGLRCQVHALAELGGDAEAVIARVRAIGADEGVHGVMIEQPLPPGIDFLRLYDAIPADKDVEGMGCASMGLLMLGRPGLVPATPAAVLRILDHYEVALAGRRAVVIGRSNIVGKPLAALLLARDATVVTCHSRTPDLAAETQRADIVVAAVGRPGTVKAHHIRSGAVVVDVGINFEGGRMVGDVDFASVSPRAAAITPVPGGVGPVTTAMLLWNLTHTAIRQVSDQLAR
- a CDS encoding site-2 protease family protein yields the protein MEPSRIAFGIAWYVIFLFSTVLHEAAHALAARLGGDVTAESQITLDPIPHIRREPFGMVLVPWLMFLMSPNGSMMGWASTPFDPAWALRNPHRAAWMALAGPVSNGMLAVLTGVMIRAGLAFHWFGGSSDASIALEMLLIAFNLNVILAVLNMLPLPPLDGATALTLLMPEQAARRWQEQLRNPAVSMLTLVAVWIAFPRVASIALHWAQGWLRP
- a CDS encoding DUF58 domain-containing protein, which codes for MRSRPARVARDAWGFFPLTAVGTAFVAVATLAGWYQGVAHLDLIVLMAAFAVLVVTLLMAVLTAAGWLLVRGAFQAPLRTTSTTLEAETPTITGYAVQLPAWIPCLDVSWSWEADEETCAADTAVHRDGREAFEVVSVRRRGTYNGVTRRVRVRDILGLACITWRVREPLDFRVLPHRGKVEQVVPLLGFISGDDISDPYGDPWGDRVDMRQYGPGDSPRMIMWKVFARSRKLMVRVPERAIAARPRGCGYLVSDPLPTPLDEPSAGVARVLIERNLLGEGWTFAADGAGAPASRIEDALDTIAQSGSAHGRLSGFADFLKRADQEGYGYCVLFTPPRPGPWIDTLLEALRATRLRVHVMVGMDGVRLERGANDAKPSLARRLVMQPDPVDGPTPSELAETLRRVGAAATSVTLVDRRSGQMYNDPLALLGRTGGLR